One window of the Clostridium sp. MB40-C1 genome contains the following:
- the glmM gene encoding phosphoglucosamine mutase codes for MSRLFGTDGVRGIANKELTADLAYKLGRAGAFVLTEGAHKPKILVGMDTRVSGDMLESALVAGILSVGAEAICVGIVPTPAIAYLTRKYKADAGVVISASHNPVEYNGIKFFNSQGYKLKDELEDRIQSVIESDLKGVSSPIGEELGRKVIEDGAIEDYIEFAKSTIDVDLKGLKVALDCANGASYETSVETFRELGAEVVVINNDPDGVNINKNCGSTHPEELMDYVVKKGCDLGLAFDGDADRCLAVDEKGNLIDGDFIIAICAKHLKEEGKLKDNMAVVTVMSNLGLDIAFKKEEISTIKTKVGDRYVLEEMVKDGYVLGGEQSGHVIFLDFNTTGDGLVTGLQVASIVKKSGKKLSELASIMTKLPQVLVNAKIPNDKKDIHEKDEEIISEIKKMETKLDGCGRVLIRPSGTEPLVRVMLEGKNQEELDTMAHALAELIEKKAN; via the coding sequence ATGAGTAGATTATTCGGAACAGATGGAGTTAGAGGAATAGCCAATAAAGAGTTAACAGCAGACCTTGCATATAAACTAGGAAGAGCAGGAGCATTTGTGCTTACAGAAGGGGCTCATAAGCCTAAAATATTAGTAGGAATGGATACAAGAGTATCAGGAGATATGTTAGAGTCAGCTCTTGTAGCAGGAATATTATCAGTAGGTGCAGAGGCAATTTGTGTTGGGATTGTTCCAACACCGGCTATAGCTTATCTTACAAGAAAGTATAAGGCAGATGCAGGTGTTGTTATATCTGCTTCACATAATCCAGTAGAATATAATGGAATAAAATTTTTTAATAGTCAAGGATATAAACTTAAGGATGAACTAGAAGATAGAATTCAAAGTGTAATAGAAAGTGATTTAAAGGGGGTTTCATCACCTATAGGGGAGGAACTTGGCAGAAAAGTAATTGAAGATGGAGCAATAGAGGACTATATAGAATTTGCAAAATCCACAATAGATGTAGATTTAAAAGGTCTTAAGGTTGCTCTTGATTGTGCAAATGGAGCATCTTATGAAACGTCTGTTGAAACTTTTAGAGAGCTTGGTGCAGAGGTTGTAGTTATAAATAATGACCCAGATGGAGTAAACATTAATAAAAATTGTGGTTCAACTCATCCAGAAGAGTTAATGGATTATGTAGTTAAAAAAGGTTGTGATTTAGGACTTGCTTTCGATGGAGATGCAGATAGATGTCTTGCAGTAGATGAAAAAGGAAATCTTATAGATGGTGATTTTATAATTGCAATATGTGCAAAACATTTAAAAGAAGAAGGTAAGCTTAAAGATAATATGGCAGTTGTAACTGTAATGAGTAATTTAGGACTTGATATTGCTTTTAAAAAAGAAGAGATATCAACAATAAAAACTAAAGTAGGGGACAGATATGTTCTTGAAGAGATGGTGAAAGATGGGTATGTACTGGGCGGAGAACAATCAGGACATGTAATATTCTTAGACTTTAATACAACAGGAGATGGACTTGTAACTGGGTTACAGGTTGCCTCAATTGTAAAGAAAAGTGGAAAGAAATTATCAGAATTAGCTTCAATTATGACAAAGCTTCCACAAGTTTTAGTAAATGCAAAAATACCTAATGATAAAAAAGATATACATGAAAAAGATGAAGAAATTATATCAGAAATAAAAAAAATGGAAACAAAACTAGATGGTTGCGGAAGAGTACTTATAAGACCTTCAGGTACAGAACCATTAGTTAGAGTTATGCTTGAAGGAAAAAATCAAGAAGAATTGGATACTATGGCACATGCTCTTGCAGAATTAATTGAGAAAAAAGCAAATTAA
- the glmS gene encoding glutamine--fructose-6-phosphate transaminase (isomerizing): MCGIVGYLGKNRAADILIDGLSKLEYRGYDSAGVAIIENNDIDVNKCKGRLANLEEKLKEHVLDGTIGIGHTRWATHGEPSDVNSHPHTNESGTIAVVHNGIIENYLILREWLSSEGYKFVSETDTEVIPHLVDYYYEGDLLDAVMKAVKRMEGSYAIGVICKDEPNKLIAVRKDSPLIVGVGKDESFIASDIPAVLNYTRDVYLLEDNEFVLIEDKGITILDENKKKVEKEIYHVTWNADAAEKGGYEHFMLKEIHEQPKAIKDTLTSRVVKGQKINLDSINITKEQIQDIDKIYIVACGTAYHAGLVGKTAIEKLAKVPVEVEVASEFRYREPLINERTLMIVISQSGETADTLAALRLAKAENARVIAVTNVVGSSVSREADDVLYTWAGPEIAVASTKAYVTQLIAMYIIALYFAENKGSIRQSEIDKIKCGLLNLSEEAAEVLNQKDIIKDFAKKICNDKDMYFLGRGLDYAVALEGSLKLKEISYIHSEAYAGGELKHGPIALIEKGTKVIALATQEHLFDKMLSNIKEVKTRGANVIAIAMEGHDVIEKTVDSAIYIPRVKSLLAPILSVIPLQLLSYYVSIEKGCDVDKPRNLAKSVTVE; this comes from the coding sequence ATGTGTGGAATAGTAGGTTATTTAGGAAAAAATAGAGCAGCAGATATTTTAATAGATGGTTTATCAAAGTTAGAGTATAGAGGATATGATTCAGCTGGAGTAGCTATTATTGAAAACAATGATATAGATGTAAATAAATGTAAAGGAAGACTTGCAAATTTAGAAGAGAAGCTTAAAGAACATGTTTTAGACGGCACTATCGGAATAGGTCATACAAGATGGGCAACTCATGGAGAACCATCTGATGTAAATTCTCATCCTCATACTAATGAAAGTGGGACTATAGCAGTAGTACACAATGGAATTATTGAGAATTATCTTATTTTAAGAGAGTGGTTGTCATCAGAAGGATATAAATTTGTTTCAGAAACAGATACAGAAGTTATACCTCATCTTGTAGATTATTATTATGAAGGTGATCTTTTAGATGCTGTAATGAAAGCAGTTAAGAGAATGGAAGGAAGTTATGCTATAGGTGTAATTTGCAAAGATGAGCCAAATAAACTTATAGCTGTTAGAAAAGATAGTCCGTTAATTGTAGGTGTAGGTAAGGATGAAAGCTTTATAGCCTCAGATATACCAGCAGTTTTAAATTACACAAGAGATGTATATTTACTTGAAGATAATGAATTTGTACTTATTGAAGATAAGGGAATAACTATATTAGATGAAAATAAGAAAAAGGTAGAAAAAGAAATTTATCATGTAACATGGAATGCAGATGCTGCTGAAAAAGGTGGATATGAACACTTTATGTTAAAAGAAATTCATGAGCAGCCAAAAGCTATAAAAGATACTTTAACTTCAAGAGTTGTTAAAGGACAAAAAATAAATTTAGATAGCATTAATATAACAAAAGAACAAATTCAAGATATAGATAAGATATATATAGTTGCATGTGGAACTGCATATCATGCAGGATTAGTAGGAAAAACTGCTATAGAGAAGTTGGCTAAAGTACCAGTTGAAGTTGAAGTTGCTTCAGAATTTAGATATAGAGAACCATTGATTAACGAAAGAACTTTAATGATTGTTATAAGCCAATCAGGAGAAACAGCAGATACTCTTGCTGCATTAAGATTAGCTAAAGCTGAAAATGCTAGAGTTATAGCTGTTACAAATGTAGTTGGAAGTTCAGTTTCAAGAGAAGCAGATGATGTTTTATACACATGGGCAGGACCAGAAATTGCAGTAGCTTCAACTAAAGCTTATGTAACTCAGCTTATAGCAATGTATATAATAGCTTTATACTTTGCGGAAAATAAAGGGTCTATTAGACAATCAGAAATAGATAAAATTAAATGCGGATTATTAAATCTTTCAGAAGAAGCTGCAGAAGTATTAAATCAAAAAGATATTATAAAAGACTTTGCGAAGAAAATTTGTAACGATAAGGATATGTATTTCTTAGGAAGAGGGCTTGACTATGCTGTTGCTTTGGAAGGTTCATTAAAGCTTAAGGAAATATCTTATATACATTCAGAGGCATATGCAGGTGGAGAATTAAAACATGGACCAATTGCTTTAATAGAAAAAGGAACAAAGGTAATAGCGCTTGCAACTCAAGAACACTTATTTGACAAAATGTTAAGTAATATAAAGGAAGTTAAAACAAGAGGTGCTAATGTTATAGCTATTGCTATGGAAGGACATGATGTAATAGAAAAAACAGTTGATTCTGCAATATATATACCAAGAGTTAAATCTTTATTAGCTCCAATACTTTCAGTTATTCCTCTTCAATTGTTATCTTATTATGTTTCAATTGAAAAAGGATGCGACGTAGATAAACCAAGGAATTTAGCAAAATCAGTAACGGTTGAATAA
- a CDS encoding YbbR-like domain-containing protein produces MVKKSRQQLIIKICCFIAAFVLWLYTSNDEATSKTYKIPNIAVEIVNEDVLTQSGLIISPNQNFTTSLKVTGIPSELYSLKADEFKITADVGAYALKKGSNRIPINIVKRPNKNINIINDGSMWMTIQVDDYVEKSFQVKSRFSGDSKNGFYKEPPIITPDNVVVSGAKQYVDKVDGVFAEIKINNSDKNVNMLAPLKALDKTGREISEVQIAPKFVDVVVPIQKTKQVGLNIKTKGKLKSGLTLKAIKPKYDKVIITGNPKDLVGIEKIDTEPIDLNYITPDKSYVKLNLIIPSGIKLVKEEQYINAQVVLDTTTEKNIGLKIEVKNVKKGFVAKLDNYNLSLKISGTKTLVDSIKTSDIQCSVNLESLEEGEYTIPVNIKLPSGVNKISQSIEFAKVVISKEATTSKPEEGNSNSNTNPNGEGTTNTKPTSN; encoded by the coding sequence ATGGTTAAGAAGAGCAGACAACAATTAATAATAAAGATATGCTGTTTTATAGCTGCTTTTGTTTTGTGGCTTTACACATCTAATGACGAAGCTACAAGTAAAACATATAAAATTCCTAATATAGCAGTTGAAATAGTCAATGAAGATGTACTAACTCAATCGGGTCTCATAATATCTCCTAATCAAAATTTCACTACTTCTTTAAAGGTAACAGGAATACCTTCGGAACTTTATTCTTTAAAAGCTGATGAGTTTAAAATCACTGCAGATGTTGGAGCTTATGCTTTGAAAAAAGGGAGCAATAGAATTCCTATTAATATTGTAAAAAGGCCTAATAAAAACATAAATATAATAAATGATGGATCTATGTGGATGACTATACAGGTAGATGATTATGTTGAAAAGTCTTTTCAGGTAAAATCTAGATTTAGTGGAGATTCTAAAAATGGATTTTATAAAGAACCTCCTATTATAACTCCTGACAATGTGGTTGTTAGTGGAGCCAAGCAATACGTGGATAAAGTTGATGGGGTTTTTGCAGAAATTAAGATAAACAATTCAGACAAAAATGTTAATATGTTAGCACCATTAAAAGCATTAGATAAAACGGGAAGGGAAATATCAGAGGTTCAAATAGCGCCTAAATTTGTAGATGTTGTTGTTCCTATTCAAAAAACAAAACAAGTAGGGTTAAACATAAAGACAAAAGGTAAGTTAAAATCTGGTTTAACTCTAAAGGCTATTAAGCCTAAATATGATAAAGTTATAATTACTGGTAACCCAAAAGATTTGGTTGGAATAGAAAAAATTGATACTGAGCCAATAGACTTAAATTATATAACCCCAGATAAGTCTTATGTTAAATTAAACTTAATTATTCCATCCGGAATAAAGCTTGTAAAAGAAGAGCAGTATATTAATGCTCAAGTTGTTTTAGATACAACTACTGAAAAGAATATAGGACTTAAGATAGAGGTTAAAAATGTAAAAAAAGGATTTGTTGCAAAGTTAGATAATTATAATTTATCTTTAAAAATTTCGGGAACAAAAACTTTAGTAGATAGTATAAAGACTAGTGATATACAGTGTTCTGTTAATCTAGAGTCCCTTGAAGAAGGAGAGTATACAATTCCTGTAAATATAAAACTGCCATCAGGAGTCAATAAAATATCTCAGAGTATTGAATTTGCAAAAGTTGTAATCTCTAAAGAAGCTACAACATCAAAGCCAGAGGAGGGAAACAGTAATTCTAATACTAATCCAAATGGAGAAGGTACAACAAATACAAAACCTACTAGTAACTAA
- a CDS encoding NAD(P)/FAD-dependent oxidoreductase, producing the protein MTIRINNLTLDIDEDIELLKKKVCKKLRIKDKDINDFKILRESIDARKRNSIKFNYSIEVECENESRIVALARDKDIKIEEVKYDSEFQFGDKKLSNRPVVVGMGPAGMFAALLLAEKGYRPIVIERGEKVEERTRTVQGFWNGDKLNLNSNVQFGEGGAGTFSDGKLTTRIKDSRCDFVLDKFVESGAPEEIKYKGKPHIGTDILKTVVKNIREKIISLGGEVRFNSKLEDLKYNDNNKLYAIVVNEEEIPCDVLILALGHSSRDTYEMLHKRRIFMSPKPFAIGVRIEHSQELINKTQYGKFANHKRLKAADYKLTYTSKNTNRGVYSFCMCPGGEVVAASSEEGRLVTNGMSSYKRDKENANSAIVVTVGENDFVGDTPLKGMEFQRKYERLAFEVGGKNYNAPIQLVGDFLEDRVSKKLGSIKPTYKPGYTFANLKDCLPNEVVETLKEGLVAFDKKIKGFADKDSILTGIETRTSAPVKIERNEKLQSISVEGLYPAGEGAGYAGGIMSAAVDGLKCAESIMKEYTQL; encoded by the coding sequence ATGACAATAAGAATAAATAATTTAACATTAGATATAGATGAGGACATTGAACTATTAAAAAAGAAAGTATGCAAAAAGTTAAGAATTAAGGATAAGGACATAAATGATTTTAAAATTTTAAGAGAATCTATTGATGCAAGGAAAAGAAATTCTATAAAATTCAACTATAGTATAGAGGTAGAGTGCGAAAATGAATCAAGAATAGTGGCTTTAGCTAGAGATAAAGATATAAAAATTGAAGAAGTTAAATATGATTCAGAATTTCAGTTTGGAGATAAAAAATTAAGTAATAGACCAGTTGTAGTAGGAATGGGTCCAGCAGGTATGTTTGCAGCATTACTTTTAGCGGAAAAAGGATATAGGCCTATAGTAATTGAGCGAGGAGAAAAGGTAGAGGAAAGAACAAGAACAGTACAAGGTTTTTGGAATGGAGACAAATTAAATTTAAATTCAAATGTACAATTTGGTGAAGGTGGAGCAGGCACTTTTTCTGATGGTAAATTAACTACTAGAATAAAGGATTCTAGGTGTGATTTTGTCTTAGATAAATTTGTAGAATCTGGTGCACCAGAAGAAATTAAATATAAAGGTAAGCCACATATAGGAACGGATATATTGAAAACTGTTGTTAAGAATATAAGAGAAAAAATTATAAGCTTAGGTGGAGAAGTTAGATTTAATAGTAAACTTGAAGATTTAAAATATAACGATAATAATAAATTGTATGCAATCGTGGTGAATGAGGAAGAGATTCCTTGTGATGTTTTAATTCTTGCATTAGGACATAGTTCTAGAGATACGTATGAAATGTTACATAAAAGAAGGATTTTTATGTCACCTAAACCTTTTGCTATTGGGGTAAGAATTGAGCATTCACAAGAATTAATAAACAAAACTCAATATGGCAAATTTGCAAACCACAAAAGGCTTAAAGCTGCAGATTATAAATTAACATATACAAGTAAAAACACAAATAGAGGCGTTTATAGCTTTTGTATGTGTCCGGGAGGAGAAGTTGTTGCAGCATCTTCAGAAGAAGGTAGACTTGTAACTAATGGTATGAGTTCTTATAAAAGAGACAAGGAAAATGCCAATTCAGCTATTGTAGTTACTGTTGGAGAAAATGACTTTGTAGGAGATACTCCTCTTAAGGGAATGGAATTTCAGAGAAAATATGAAAGATTAGCTTTTGAAGTAGGTGGAAAAAATTATAATGCACCTATTCAGCTAGTTGGTGATTTTTTAGAAGATAGAGTAAGTAAAAAGTTAGGAAGTATAAAACCCACATATAAACCAGGGTATACTTTTGCTAATTTAAAAGATTGTTTACCTAATGAAGTTGTAGAGACTTTAAAGGAAGGACTAGTAGCTTTTGATAAAAAGATAAAAGGATTTGCTGATAAGGATTCTATTTTAACTGGTATAGAAACAAGAACATCTGCACCAGTAAAAATAGAGAGAAATGAGAAATTACAAAGTATTTCTGTAGAGGGATTATATCCAGCGGGAGAAGGTGCAGGCTATGCAGGTGGAATTATGTCTGCAGCTGTTGATGGATTAAAGTGTGCTGAAAGCATAATGAAGGAATATACACAATTATAA
- the cdaA gene encoding diadenylate cyclase CdaA: protein MIISTVQNISITSILDIIVVSYIFYKIYMLMNETRAEQLLKGILLIILLIPISSLLHLTTLNWILNKTLTIGVLSFVIIFQPEIRKALEHIGRSAFTDKHIFEDEEKADKIITEIVNAVENLSKSRTGALIVIEQATGLGDVIATGNYLDAAISAALLENIFVVNTPLHDGATIIRNDRIAAAGCFLPLTNNNDINKQLGTRHRASIGISEISDALTIVVSEETGIISLSVSGNLTRYYTRDKLKDVLIKIIESRNSKKETYKEKVKSWLRRADNN, encoded by the coding sequence ATGATTATAAGTACTGTACAAAATATTAGTATAACTTCTATATTAGACATTATTGTAGTTTCATATATTTTTTATAAAATATATATGTTAATGAATGAAACAAGAGCTGAACAATTGTTAAAAGGAATTCTTTTAATTATATTACTTATTCCAATAAGCAGTTTATTACATTTAACCACATTGAATTGGATACTAAATAAAACATTAACAATAGGGGTTCTTTCATTTGTTATAATTTTTCAACCAGAAATAAGAAAAGCACTTGAGCATATTGGAAGAAGTGCTTTTACAGATAAACATATATTTGAAGATGAAGAAAAAGCTGATAAGATAATAACTGAGATTGTAAATGCAGTAGAAAATCTATCTAAAAGTAGAACAGGTGCTCTTATTGTAATTGAGCAAGCGACAGGACTTGGAGATGTAATTGCAACAGGAAATTATTTGGATGCAGCTATTTCAGCGGCATTGTTAGAAAATATATTTGTTGTTAATACACCCCTTCATGATGGTGCTACAATTATTAGAAATGATAGAATTGCAGCTGCAGGATGTTTTTTACCATTAACAAATAATAATGATATAAATAAACAACTTGGAACAAGGCATAGAGCTTCCATTGGGATATCTGAAATATCGGATGCTTTAACTATAGTAGTATCTGAGGAAACAGGAATAATTTCTCTATCTGTAAGTGGTAATCTGACTAGATATTATACTAGAGATAAGTTAAAAGATGTATTAATTAAGATTATTGAATCTAGAAATAGCAAAAAAGAGACATATAAGGAGAAGGTGAAGTCATGGTTAAGAAGAGCAGACAACAATTAA
- a CDS encoding MFS transporter, translated as MEYEKKKNCKVNSQVNSQKNYKLLKNMFLLLFGRLISLFGSQIYTFAIGLYVLKTTGSGMAFSGTLIFATIPRVIFGPIAGVISDRLDRKKMVVGMDILSGLVVLALVIVSSINGFKLSYIYAANLFLNTFNTFFDIPFIASIPNIVDDKSLMKTNSFNQSITSIAQIGGPFVGGIVFAFVNMKIFLIINAVSFILSGISEMFIDFNYNKVSKPENQEKNEIKNKNILEILWSDFREGFLFLRSQNALFMLCIFSVFLNFFVCFGITVPYPYIINNVIKLSSKQFGILEGIFPLGMLVGALIMGYLPEKQKKYKSLILGIVTMDILIIMIGIPIIPRFMILNKTNYFIYFIIILFISGISNVYINLPIGVIIQREVPDNLRGRVFGMLETICMAIIPLGMILSGIIIDKVDVWILPVISGIILLLVTFIMTLNSDIRKI; from the coding sequence GTGGAATATGAAAAGAAAAAGAATTGCAAAGTGAATTCACAAGTGAATTCACAAAAAAATTATAAATTATTAAAAAATATGTTTTTGTTATTATTCGGAAGATTAATATCTTTATTTGGAAGTCAAATATATACCTTTGCAATAGGATTATATGTATTAAAGACTACAGGTTCTGGAATGGCTTTTTCTGGAACATTAATTTTTGCAACTATACCTAGAGTCATATTTGGTCCAATAGCTGGTGTTATATCAGACAGGCTAGATAGAAAGAAAATGGTTGTAGGTATGGATATATTAAGTGGATTAGTTGTTTTAGCACTTGTAATTGTTTCAAGTATTAATGGTTTTAAGTTATCGTACATTTATGCTGCTAATTTATTTTTAAATACCTTTAATACATTTTTTGATATACCTTTTATTGCATCTATACCTAATATTGTAGATGATAAAAGTTTAATGAAGACAAATTCTTTTAATCAATCAATAACTTCCATAGCTCAAATAGGAGGGCCTTTTGTGGGAGGAATTGTATTTGCCTTTGTAAATATGAAAATATTTCTAATCATAAATGCGGTTTCTTTTATATTATCAGGTATTTCAGAAATGTTTATAGATTTTAATTATAATAAAGTTTCTAAACCTGAGAATCAGGAAAAAAATGAGATTAAGAATAAAAATATATTGGAAATTCTTTGGAGTGATTTTAGAGAGGGATTCTTATTTTTAAGAAGTCAAAATGCTTTATTTATGTTATGCATATTTTCAGTGTTTTTAAACTTTTTTGTGTGCTTTGGAATTACAGTACCATATCCATATATAATTAATAATGTAATTAAACTATCTTCAAAACAATTTGGGATTTTAGAGGGAATATTTCCTTTAGGTATGTTAGTAGGGGCTCTTATAATGGGATATTTGCCAGAAAAACAAAAAAAATATAAATCATTAATTTTAGGAATCGTGACTATGGATATATTGATAATTATGATAGGTATTCCTATAATTCCTAGGTTTATGATTTTAAATAAAACTAACTATTTTATTTATTTTATAATAATCTTGTTCATATCTGGAATATCGAATGTTTATATTAATCTACCAATAGGAGTTATTATACAAAGAGAAGTACCAGATAATTTAAGAGGAAGGGTATTTGGTATGCTTGAGACAATATGTATGGCTATAATTCCTTTAGGAATGATATTGTCAGGTATTATAATAGATAAAGTGGATGTTTGGATATTACCTGTTATATCAGGGATAATTCTATTATTAGTAACATTTATAATGACATTAAATAGTGATATTAGAAAAATATAA
- a CDS encoding dicarboxylate/amino acid:cation symporter: MKKKHDMNLIIKMLIGIAIGVIIGFVANEKFMQFVLTIKEILGSIIFFTVPLVIFGFITPAITSLKDNASKMLGAMLGMSYLSAVCAATMSAIAGYIIIPHLNIASQVAQLQKLPKTVFKLQIDPIMPVMTALVLAIFTGISVIWTKAEMVDKILGEIQEMVMAIITRIVVPILPIFIATTFSELSYTGSLTKQLPVFLEVIIIVLIGHFIWLTVLYLIAGAISKQNPWEVVKHYLPAYLTAVGTMSSAATLPVSLKCAHKSKALVPEVVDFAIPLGATTHLCGSVLTEMFFCLTISKILYGSLPHVGTVVLFIVLFGIFAVGAPGVPGGTVMASLAIVTGVLGFEASGVGLLIAIFALQDSFGTACNITGDGALALALRGMFYDKDGNLKK, translated from the coding sequence ATGAAAAAAAAGCATGATATGAATCTCATAATAAAAATGCTTATAGGTATTGCAATTGGTGTAATCATTGGATTTGTTGCTAATGAAAAATTTATGCAATTCGTACTTACTATCAAAGAAATTTTAGGTTCTATAATATTTTTCACTGTACCCTTGGTTATATTTGGATTTATAACTCCTGCTATAACAAGCTTGAAAGATAATGCTAGTAAAATGTTAGGTGCTATGCTAGGTATGAGTTATTTATCTGCTGTATGTGCAGCAACTATGTCAGCGATTGCAGGGTATATTATAATACCTCATCTCAATATTGCTAGCCAAGTTGCTCAACTACAAAAATTGCCAAAAACGGTTTTTAAGTTACAAATAGACCCTATTATGCCTGTTATGACAGCGTTAGTGTTAGCTATATTTACAGGTATATCAGTAATATGGACAAAGGCTGAAATGGTAGACAAAATTTTAGGTGAAATACAAGAGATGGTGATGGCTATAATTACTAGAATAGTAGTACCTATTTTGCCTATTTTTATTGCTACTACATTCAGTGAATTATCATATACAGGAAGTTTAACAAAACAGCTTCCAGTATTTTTAGAAGTAATAATCATAGTTCTTATAGGACATTTTATATGGCTTACAGTTCTATACTTAATAGCGGGAGCAATTTCTAAACAGAATCCATGGGAGGTAGTAAAGCACTACTTACCTGCATACTTAACAGCAGTTGGTACAATGTCTAGTGCGGCTACATTACCAGTATCATTAAAATGTGCACATAAATCAAAAGCTTTAGTACCAGAAGTTGTTGATTTTGCTATTCCTTTAGGAGCTACTACACACCTATGCGGATCGGTTTTAACAGAAATGTTCTTCTGTTTGACAATATCAAAGATATTGTATGGTTCATTACCACATGTAGGGACAGTGGTTTTATTTATAGTTCTATTTGGTATATTTGCGGTAGGTGCACCAGGGGTTCCAGGTGGAACTGTTATGGCATCTCTTGCAATTGTAACAGGTGTGCTAGGATTTGAAGCATCAGGAGTAGGATTATTAATTGCAATATTTGCTCTTCAGGATAGTTTTGGTACAGCTTGTAATATTACTGGAGATGGTGCCTTGGCTCTTGCACTTAGAGGAATGTTTTATGATAAAGATGGAAATTTGAAAAAATAG
- a CDS encoding DUF2089 domain-containing protein, whose amino-acid sequence MTYKVLSNCPVCSSKLRVTRLKCSTCGTVIENEFELSKFAYLTNEQLGFVEVFLKCRGSIKDVEKELGISYPTVRSKLDEVIEALGYKAIKKPKVNSKDILDMLENGEISADEAVKALKYGEF is encoded by the coding sequence ATGACATACAAAGTTTTAAGTAATTGTCCTGTTTGTAGCTCAAAATTAAGAGTAACAAGACTCAAGTGTTCAACATGTGGAACAGTTATAGAAAATGAATTTGAGTTATCTAAATTTGCATACCTTACAAATGAACAATTAGGGTTTGTAGAAGTGTTTTTAAAATGTAGGGGAAGTATAAAAGATGTGGAAAAGGAGCTTGGAATTTCATATCCTACTGTAAGATCAAAGTTAGATGAAGTTATAGAGGCATTAGGATATAAAGCTATTAAAAAACCAAAAGTAAATAGTAAAGATATTTTGGATATGTTAGAAAATGGAGAAATATCTGCTGATGAAGCAGTAAAGGCATTAAAGTATGGAGAGTTTTAA